A stretch of DNA from Nitrospira sp. KM1:
CAACGGAAACGGCACCGCGGGCATCATACTTGAGGCCAAGATCGTCGAGCAGTCCGTTCTTCACCGGGCCGGTGAATCCCATAGCCAGCAGGACGAGATCAGCGTCCAGTACAAATTCGCTGTTCCCGACCGGAGTGAACTTTCCCCCCTCGAACTTGACCCGTCCGGCATGGAGCTTAGTGATATGGCCGTTGTGGCCGGTGAACTTTGAGGTGGAAACGCTCCATTGCCGGTCACATCCTTCTTCATGCGCATGCGACGTCCGCAACTGCATCGGCCACAGTGGCCACGGAGTGGAATCCGCACGTTGAGGCGGCGGTTCCGGGAGCAGCTCGAATTGATGCGCTTCCACGCAACCCTGCCGATGAGCGGTACCCAGGCAATCCGAGCCCGTGTCGCCGCCGCCGATGATGATCACGCGTTTGCCTTTGGCCGTAATCGGTTCCTCGGTGACGGGAATGCCGGCAGTGCGCTTGTTCTGTTGCGTCAGGTATTCCATCGCCAGGTGCACGCCCTTCAATTCGCGGCCGGGAATCGGGAGTTCACGGGCCTGTTCTGCCCCCATGGTGAGTCCGACCGCATCGAAACGCGTACGAAGTTGCTCGCCCGTGATGTCTTCGCCCGCCGTCACGCCGGTCTTGAATTCCACGCCCTCGGCCTTCATCTGTTCGAGCCGGCGGTCGATCACCCACTTTTCCATTTTAAAATCCGGGATGCCGTACCGGAGCAAGCCCCCAATGCGGTCGGCCTTTTCAAAGACCGTGACATTGTGGCCGGCGCGAGCCAGCTGTTGCGCAGCCGCCAGACCCGCCGGGCCGGAGCCGATGATCGCCACGGTTTTTCCCGTCTTCGTCACGGGGAGAATCGGCGCAATCAGGCCTTCATTGAAGCCGCGGTCCACGATATTCCATTCGATCACCCGAATAGAGACCGGGTCCTCGTTGATGCCGAGCACGCAAGCCCCTTCACAGGGTGCAGGACACAGACGGCCGGTAAATTCCGGGAAATTGTTGGTGGTGTGCAGCGCCTTGAGCGCATCCTTCCACCGACCGCGGTAGACAAGATCGTTCCATTCAGGAATCAGGTTGACAACGGGGCAACCAGTGCTGCCCTGGCAAAAAGGCACCCCGCAATCCATGCAGCGCGCGCCCTGTATCTTGAGCTTGTCCTCCGGGATGGGCTCATACATTTCCTTCCAATCGAGCACGCGCAGCTCGACCGGTTTGCGCTTTGGCCCTTCGCGGGCATATTTCATGAATCCTTTGGGATCACCCATCTTCCTCTAGTCCTAAGCCCTGAGTCCTAAATGCTGAAAGCAAGAGTGCAAGAGCCGACTGACGGGTAGGCGAAGTCTTTTCATCTCAGCACTCAGTACTGTTCTAGTGCACCGCGCCGGCCTTGCGCTTCCGCTCCTCGAGCACCCGCTTGTAATCGACCGGCATGACCTTGACGAATGTGGACAGCGTGGCGTCGAACGTATCCAAAATCTGTTTGGCCTTTCGGCTGCCGGTATACATGAAGTGTTTCGTAATCAGATCGTGCAACAGCTGCTTGTCTTCCTTCGAGACGACCCGCTCGAGTTCCACCATGCCGGTATTGCAGCGGCTCTGGAACCTGCCAAGATCGTCCAGCACGAAGGCGACTCCACCCGACATCCCCGCGGCGAAATTCCGCCCGGTGCGTCCCAGCACAGCCACCACGCCGCCGGTCATATATTCGCAGCCGTGATCTCCGGTGCCTTCGACGACCGCACGCGCGCCGCTGTTGCGAACGGCAAACCGCTCGCCGGCCATACCGTAAAAGTAGGCTTCTCCCTGCGTGGCGCCGTAGAGCGATGTGTTGCCGATCAAAATCGTCTCTTCGGGAGTGAAGAGGACGTCTTTGGGCGGATAGACGATGATCTTACCCCCGGATAGCCCTTTGCCGATGTAATCGTTGGACTCGCCTTCAAGCGTGAGGGTGATGCCCTTGGCAAGAAAGGCGCCGAACGATTGTCCGGCCGATCCGCGGAACGTGATCGAGATCGTATCCTCAGGCAACCCGTCCAGTCCGTATTTCTTGGCAATCCGGCTGGACAACACCGTGCCGGTTGTCCGGTTCACATTCTTGATCGGAAGCTCCAGCTTGATCTTTTCGCCCTTTTCAATAGCCTGCTGGCACAAGTCCACGAGTCGATTGTCGAGAATCTCTGTCAACCCATGGTCCTGTTTCTGAACGCAATAGCGTGGTATGTCGGCTGACACGTCCGGCATGCGAAGCAGAGGAGTCAGATCCAATC
This window harbors:
- a CDS encoding glutamate synthase subunit beta, giving the protein MGDPKGFMKYAREGPKRKPVELRVLDWKEMYEPIPEDKLKIQGARCMDCGVPFCQGSTGCPVVNLIPEWNDLVYRGRWKDALKALHTTNNFPEFTGRLCPAPCEGACVLGINEDPVSIRVIEWNIVDRGFNEGLIAPILPVTKTGKTVAIIGSGPAGLAAAQQLARAGHNVTVFEKADRIGGLLRYGIPDFKMEKWVIDRRLEQMKAEGVEFKTGVTAGEDITGEQLRTRFDAVGLTMGAEQARELPIPGRELKGVHLAMEYLTQQNKRTAGIPVTEEPITAKGKRVIIIGGGDTGSDCLGTAHRQGCVEAHQFELLPEPPPQRADSTPWPLWPMQLRTSHAHEEGCDRQWSVSTSKFTGHNGHITKLHAGRVKFEGGKFTPVGNSEFVLDADLVLLAMGFTGPVKNGLLDDLGLKYDARGAVSVDGNFMTNLDGVFAGGDTKRGASLIVWAIAEGRKMAGGIDRYLQAGKSAKKSVS